In Gossypium arboreum isolate Shixiya-1 chromosome 5, ASM2569848v2, whole genome shotgun sequence, a single genomic region encodes these proteins:
- the LOC108452327 gene encoding WAT1-related protein At4g08290 has protein sequence MSGQSSNGPLSANFSKAKPYFLMIFLQFGSAGMYIISMVTLNQGMNRYVLVVYRNAIAALVLAPFALVLERKTRPKMTFPIFLQIMVLGFLEPILDQGFTYLGMKYTSASFTSAIMNAVPSVTFVIAVIFRLEHIKMKEVRSIAKVVGTLVSLSGALLMTLYKGPVIDLIWSRHTSHNRSSGDSSDKHWISGTLLILVGCVAWSCFYVLQSITIKKYTAEISLSSLICLAGTIQSLAIALVVEHRPSGWAVGWNSRLFAPLYSGIVSSGITYYVQGMVMKTRGPVFVTAFNPLCMIIVAALGSAILGEQLHLGSIIGGIVIAIGLYCVVWGKSKDSRSPSAPANVDCNQPQLPISEKYGANATKLDIATIHSAQQGGK, from the exons ATGAGTGGCCAAAGTTCAAATGGACCTTTGAGTGCAAATTTCAGCAAGGCAAAGCCTTATTTCCTCATGATATTCTTGCAATTTGGTTCAGCTGGGATGTACATAATCAGCATGGTGACTCTCAACCAAGGCATGAACCGTTACGTGCTCGTCGTGTATCGTAATGCCATTGCTGCACTCGTACTTGCACCTTTTGCACTGGTGCTTGAGAG GAAAACAAGGCCAAAGATGACATTCCCTATCTTCCTACAAATAATGGTCTTGGGATTTCTAGA GCCAATCCTTGATCAAGGCTTCACTTACCTGGGAATGAAATATACATCAGCATCATTTACATCTGCTATTATGAATGCTGTCCCTTCAGTCACCTTTGTGATTGCAGTCATTTTTCG ATTAGAGCATATAAAGATGAAGGAAGTACGCAGTATAGCCAAGGTCGTTGGGACCCTGGTATCTCTTTCAGGAGCTTTGCTTATGACACTCTACAAAGGCCCTGTAATTGATCTAATATGGTCAAGGCACACAAGCCACAATAGAAGCAGCGGTGACTCATCTGATAAACATTGGATATCTGGGACACTATTGATCCTTGTCGGTTGTGTTGCCTGGTCCTGTTTCTATGTTCTGCAA TCAATCACCATAAAGAAATACACGGCGGAGATCTCTCTTTCCTCCTTGATATGCTTGGCGGGTACTATCCAGAGTTTGGCTATTGCCCTGGTTGTAGAACATCGCCCTAGTGGATGGGCAGTGGGATGGAACTCTAGGCTTTTTGCTCCATTGTACTCT GGTATAGTTAGCTCTGGAATTACATATTACGTACAAGGTATGGTCATGAAAACAAGAGGCCCTGTATTTGTCACTGCTTTCAACCCTCTCTGCATGATCATTGTTGCTGCTCTCGGTTCCGCCATCCTCGGCGAGCAACTTCATCTCGGAAG TATCATAGGGGGAATCGTTATCGCGATCGGCCTTTATTGCGTGGTGTGGGGTAAAAGCAAGGATTCTCGGTCACCATCTGCACCTGCAAACGTTGATTGTAACCAGCCACAGCTACCAATTTCTGAAAAATATGGTGCTAATGCCACTAAGCTTGACATTGCCACAATTCACAGTGCTCAGCAGGGTGGAAAGTAA
- the LOC108450552 gene encoding WAT1-related protein At4g08300, translating to MGDQTSSASALSDVLNKARPYLAIISLQFGYAGMYILSTICMKHGMSNFILATYRHVAATIVIAPFAFVLERKIRPKMTLPIFLRIVVLGFLEPVLDQNLYYLGMKFTTATYSSAFVNMLPAVTFIMAMIFRLEKINLKKIHSIAKVVGTAITVGGAMVMTLYKGPIIDFVKSGGATHHGTNTESADQHWVSGTIMLLGSIAGWSSFFILQSFTLKKYPAELSLTAWICFMGTVQDAGLSFIMVRDLSAWKIGFDSRLLAASYSGIVCSGIAYYVQGIVIRQRGPVFVTAFSPLCMIITAALGTIILAEKIHLGSILGAIIIVSGLYTVVWGKSKDVKTPELEEKSNGLQELPITDNGRSMNVVDGAAKAVNIPDSKNTFSTRGT from the exons ATGGGAGACCAAACATCAAGTGCTTCAGCTTTGTCTGATGTGTTGAACAAAGCGAGGCCATACTTGGCTATCATATCTCTGCAGTTTGGATATGCCGGGATGTACATCCTTTCCACCATTTGCATGAAGCATGGCATGAGTAATTTCATCCTCGCTACCTACCGTCATGTTGCCGCCACCATTGTCATTGCACCCTTTGCCTTTGTCCTTGAAAG GAAAATTAGGCCAAAGATGACCCTGCCAATCTTCCTCAGGATTGTGGTTCTTGGCTTCCTGGA GCCAGTGCTTGACCAAAACTTATACTATCTGGGAATGAAGTTCACAACAGCAACATATTCATCTGCTTTCGTCAACATGCTTCCTGCTGTTACTTTCATAATGGCCATGATTTTCAG GTTGGAGAAAATCAATTTGAAGAAAATACACAGTATTGCAAAGGTGGTTGGAACTGCAATCACAGTGGGCGGTGCAATGGTGATGACATTGTATAAAGGCCCCATTATTGACTTCGTCAAGTCAGGAGGAGCCACACACCATGGCACTAATACTGAATCTGCAGATCAACACTGGGTTTCTGGCACCATTATGCTTCTTGGAAGTATCGCTGGCTGGTCAAGCTTCTTTATTTTGCAA TCCTTCACATTGAAGAAGTACCCAGCAGAGCTGTCTCTTACAGCTTGGATATGTTTCATGGGAACGGTGCAAGATGCAGGGCTGTCATTTATCATGGTTCGTGACCTAAGTGCCTGGAAAATAGGCTTCGACTCCAGGCTTCTTGCTGCATCTTACTCT GGAATAGTGTGCTCCGGGATAGCCTATTACGTGCAAGGCATCGTGATCCGGCAAAGAGGGCCGGTTTTTGTAACAGCTTTCAGCCCCCTGTGCATGATCATCACTGCTGCGCTAGGGACTATTATTTTAGCTGAAAAAATCCACCTTGGAAG CATACTGGGAGCCATTATCATAGTCTCAGGCCTTTACACTGTGGTTTGGGGCAAAAGCAAAGATGTGAAAACTCCAGAACTTGAAGAGAAAAGCAACGGCCTGCAGGAATTGCCAATCACAGACAATGGTAGATCAATGAATGTTGTTGATGGAGCTGCGAAAGCTGTTAACATTCCGGATTCAAAGAACACTTTCAGCACACGAGGAACATAA